A part of Vanessa tameamea isolate UH-Manoa-2023 chromosome 20, ilVanTame1 primary haplotype, whole genome shotgun sequence genomic DNA contains:
- the Rassf8 gene encoding ras association domain-containing protein 8, with amino-acid sequence MELKVWVEGIQRIVCGVTETTTCQDVVFALAHATGKVGRFTLIERWRNNERLLAPQEYPLKILMKWGEYSNDIQFILRRSDNNSNNQKPLQSTHNSRSPIGNGSHNISNVNAADKQNSPNRVNTTPTLNNVNNTSPGNPVGVVKGVQQAKSPESNSPVLKDVPPYRDPPPPYRSPPPPSALRKSPNRTTRRTPHMSPVNLSEHPEEERSPEAVTYNSQYRELVSLVNYQREKLSSQQVDLIKYDAEIGYWENKGREQERQVELLQQQITSADNQLRISTEQVQSLNYVEEESEIVKQNEKTLKSEIVLVRSKLANCETELLQCKNKVRKLMEDIHNEQHVLNSRQQENRQALERSMLAEMENLQTQIQQAKHATEINHLTAENLKREVGVLENAIMEKKRQVERLVQEMKEANLQSLTGSVDELRHPLDGLCKAGSARRIIGSPRQLENAAPTNKNPHGVWV; translated from the exons gATGTAGTATTTGCTTTGGCCCATGCTACTGGCAAAGTGGGAAGATTCACATTGATAGAAAGATGGAGAAATAATGAGCGACTTTTAGCTCCACAGGAATATCCACTAAag ATCCTGATGAAATGGGGTGAATATTCAAatgatatacaatttatattaagaagatCTGATAACAATAGCAACAACCAAAAACCTTTACAATCTACTCATAATTCTAGATCACCAATAGGAAATGG gagtcataatatatcaaatgtgaATGCAGCAGATAAACAAAATTCACCTAATAGGGTGAACACTACCCCTACACTTAACAATGTAAATAACACTTCCCCTGGTAATCCTGTTGGTGTGGTGAAGGGCGTGCAGCAAGCTAAATCTCCCGAATCTAACAGTCCAGTGCTTAAAGATGTCCCACCTTATAG aGACCCGCCACCGCCATATCGATCACCCCCACCGCCTTCAGCTTTAAGGAAATCCCCAAACCGTACAACACGTAGGACTCCACATATGTCACCAGTTAACTTGTCGGAGCATCCTGAAGAAGAAAGGAGCCCCGAAGCCGTTACTTATAACAGCCAATATAGGGAATTGGTTTCATTAGTAAACTATCAGAGAGAAAAACTATCAAGTCAACAAGTGGATCTTATTAAG TATGATGCAGAGATTGGTTACTGGGAAAACAAAGGTAGAGAACAGGAACGACAAGTTGAGTTATTGCAACAACAAATAACATCTGCTGATAACCAACTTCGTATCAGCACCGAACAg GTACAATCTCTTAACTATGTGGAAGAAGAAAgtgaaattgtaaaacaaaatgaaaaaacacTGAAATCAGAAATAGTGCTGGTCCGATCTAAACTGGCTAATTGTGAAACTGAATTACTGCAGTGTAAAAACAAGGTTCGCAAATTGATGGAGGATATACACAATGAACAACATGTTTTAAATAGCCGACAACAAGAAAATAG ACAAGCGTTGGAGAGGTCTATGCTAGCTGAGATGGAAAACCTACAAACTCAAATACAACAAGCAAAACATGCAACTGAAATTAATCACCTTACAGCAGAGAATTTAAAACGAGAG GTTGGAGTACTGGAGAACGCGATAATGGAGAAGAAGCGTCAAGTAGAGCGCTTAGTCCAAGAAATGAAAGAAGCAAATCTTCAGAGTTTAACAGGCAGTGTTGATGAACTACGACATCCACTTGATG GATTGTGCAAGGCTGGAAGTGCTCGTAGAATAATAGGTTCACCAAGACAGCTTGAAAATGCTGCACCAACTAATAAAAATCCTCATGGTGTGTgggtataa
- the LOC113401584 gene encoding inhibitor of growth protein 2 isoform X2 produces the protein MLNQTSTEALLSATYVENYLDCVENLPNDLQRHLSRMRELDVTYRECLRDAETHLAVCIAPNTEERRCGRAALRLQAALVAAQEIGDEKLQVVQLLQDLIDNKQRSLDADHKKLKVNTNGTAKEESPQASESRSADKDTSIQQVQQTHAPPPPPPERSGEKEKDKSDKDKTGGERWSKRARRSRTTAGAATDGADSGDRDNDRHTHNTTHKKGIGKKKKRKARQTAQRSETPPEETDAIDPDEPRYCLCDQISYGEMILCDNDLCPIEWFHFSCVFLTTKPKGKWFCPKCRGDRPNVMKPKGQFLKELERYNREKEEKA, from the exons ATGTTAAATCAAACTTCAACAGAAGCGCTTCTTTCGGCGACTTATGTTGAAAATTACTTAGATTGCGTTGAAAATCTACCTAATGACCTGCAACGACATTTATCGCGTATGCGAGAACTAGACGTGACTTACAGAg AGTGCCTCCGTGATGCAGAAACACACTTAGCCGTTTGTATAGCGCCCAACACTGAGGAGCGCAGATGTGGAAGAGCTGCATTACGTTTACAAGCAGCTCTAGTTGCAGCCCAAGAAATTGGTGATGAAAAACTTCAAGTTGTTCAATTGCTTCAAGATCTTATTGATAACAAACAGAGATCACTTGATGCAGaccataaaaaattaa AAGTGAATACAAACGGCACAGCTAAAGAAGAATCTCCTCAAGCATCAGAGTCTCGGTCTGCAGATAAAGACACAAGCATACAACAAGTGCAACAAACACATGCACCTCCACCCCCTCCACCTGAGAGATCTGgtgaaaaagaaaaagataagTCGGATAAAGATAAGACGGGAG GAGAACGCTGGTCGAAACGAGCACGACGGTCAAGAACGACAGCAGGAGCTGCGACTGATGGCGCTGATTCAGGCGACCGCGACAACGACCGACATACACACAATACTACACATAAGAAAG GTATAGGTAAGAAGAAAAAGCGCAAAGCACGACAGACAGCACAACGCTCAGAAACTCCGCCTGAAGAAACAGATGCAATAGATCCAGATGAGCCCCGTTACTGTCTGTGTGATCAAATTTCTTATGGTGAGATGATTCTCTGTGACAATGATCTCTGCCCTATAGAATGGTTCCACTTTTCCTGTGTCTTTCTCACAACAAAGCCGAAAGGGAAATGGTTTTGTCCAAAGTGTCGTGGTGATCGTCCAAATGTGATGAAACCTAAAGGACAATTTCTAAAAGAACTTGAACGGTATAACagagaaaaagaagaaaaagcATAG
- the LOC113401584 gene encoding inhibitor of growth protein 1 isoform X1, which produces MLNQTSTEALLSATYVENYLDCVENLPNDLQRHLSRMRELDVTYRECLRDAETHLAVCIAPNTEERRCGRAALRLQAALVAAQEIGDEKLQVVQLLQDLIDNKQRSLDADHKKLISSLEVNTNGTAKEESPQASESRSADKDTSIQQVQQTHAPPPPPPERSGEKEKDKSDKDKTGGERWSKRARRSRTTAGAATDGADSGDRDNDRHTHNTTHKKGIGKKKKRKARQTAQRSETPPEETDAIDPDEPRYCLCDQISYGEMILCDNDLCPIEWFHFSCVFLTTKPKGKWFCPKCRGDRPNVMKPKGQFLKELERYNREKEEKA; this is translated from the exons ATGTTAAATCAAACTTCAACAGAAGCGCTTCTTTCGGCGACTTATGTTGAAAATTACTTAGATTGCGTTGAAAATCTACCTAATGACCTGCAACGACATTTATCGCGTATGCGAGAACTAGACGTGACTTACAGAg AGTGCCTCCGTGATGCAGAAACACACTTAGCCGTTTGTATAGCGCCCAACACTGAGGAGCGCAGATGTGGAAGAGCTGCATTACGTTTACAAGCAGCTCTAGTTGCAGCCCAAGAAATTGGTGATGAAAAACTTCAAGTTGTTCAATTGCTTCAAGATCTTATTGATAACAAACAGAGATCACTTGATGCAGaccataaaaaattaa tttcatcTTTAGAAGTGAATACAAACGGCACAGCTAAAGAAGAATCTCCTCAAGCATCAGAGTCTCGGTCTGCAGATAAAGACACAAGCATACAACAAGTGCAACAAACACATGCACCTCCACCCCCTCCACCTGAGAGATCTGgtgaaaaagaaaaagataagTCGGATAAAGATAAGACGGGAG GAGAACGCTGGTCGAAACGAGCACGACGGTCAAGAACGACAGCAGGAGCTGCGACTGATGGCGCTGATTCAGGCGACCGCGACAACGACCGACATACACACAATACTACACATAAGAAAG GTATAGGTAAGAAGAAAAAGCGCAAAGCACGACAGACAGCACAACGCTCAGAAACTCCGCCTGAAGAAACAGATGCAATAGATCCAGATGAGCCCCGTTACTGTCTGTGTGATCAAATTTCTTATGGTGAGATGATTCTCTGTGACAATGATCTCTGCCCTATAGAATGGTTCCACTTTTCCTGTGTCTTTCTCACAACAAAGCCGAAAGGGAAATGGTTTTGTCCAAAGTGTCGTGGTGATCGTCCAAATGTGATGAAACCTAAAGGACAATTTCTAAAAGAACTTGAACGGTATAACagagaaaaagaagaaaaagcATAG